The following are encoded together in the Parambassis ranga chromosome 20, fParRan2.1, whole genome shotgun sequence genome:
- the esyt2b gene encoding extended synaptotagmin-2-A isoform X2 translates to MSRDSMTAVQGAHSPSASPASPKENGHAVPSPAEPSANFPNPSLGNIPEDTSLPSTSELTQTWVHFAKTFVLIFPIYALGYFEFSFSWLLIGLVVFFWWRRNTGGKHSRLTQALAFFDYEERGATQGLKTSDLPSWVHFPDVERVEWLNKTVKQMWPYICHFVEKLFHETIEPAVKESNSHLSTFCFRKIDIGDKPLRINGVKVYSENVDKRQIIMDLQISFVGNTEIDVEIKRYYCKAGIKSIQIHGVLRVVMEPLLGDMPLVGALSLFFLKKPLVDINWTGLTNILDIPGLNGFSDSLIEDIICSYLVLPNRLTVPLVGDVELAKLRFPMPKGVLRIHFLEAQDLEGKDQFLGGLIKGKSDPYGVLQIGNQLFHSKTIKETLHPKWNEVYEALVYENSGQHLEIELFDEDPDKDDFLGSLMIDMTELHKEQKVDEWFELEEAPTGKLHLKLEWLSLLSTPEKLDQVLRSVRADRSLANDGLSSVLLVVYLDSAKNLPSNLSDCSYDGLKQVSVFKALKSAKKTSNEPNPYVQFTVGHKTLESKIRYKTKEPLWEDCFSFLVHNPRRQELEVEIKDDRHKCTLGNLTVPLSGLLQEEDMTLTQCFPLKNSGPNSIVKLKMALRILSLEKQVSSDQPSSVQVRKSSYPQPAATPSLRPSVSDSPLPQPTPPQPIDASTLTLQHRDGEPYSASPLRSTSNLSTCMSSSQKHLPHKESTPSLASDISLPFATLELQKRLRQLQNGSAPSQYPLGEVQLTVRHSSQRNKLIVVVHACRNLIAFTKDGSDPFIRLYLLPDKSRTGRRKTSTMKRTLNPVYDQTFEFSVSMVELHRRTLDVAVKNGGRVLSKHKGLLGKVLVDLSGDEISKGWTQWYDLTEDGVSSESIRSIQDPPLT, encoded by the exons ATGTCAAGGGACAGCATGACAGCTGTACAAGGAGCCCATTCACCCAGTGCAAGTCCCGCTTCACCTAAGGAGAATGGACACGCCGTGCCGAGCCCGGCTGAACCCAGTGCCAACTTTCCCAATCCCTCACTGGGAAACATACCCGAGGATACTTCACTGCCCTCGACCAGCGAGCTGACCCAGACCTGGGTCCACTTCGCTAAGACATTTGTGCTCATTTTCCCTATTTATGCACTGGGTTATTTTGAGTTCAGTTTCAGCTGGCTGCTGATCGGACTTGTTGTCTTTTTCTGGTGGAGGAGAAACACAGGAGGCAAACACAGCCGTCTGACCCAAGCACTGGCTTTCTTTGATTACGAGGAGCGCGGTGCCACGCAGGGTCTTAAGACTTCTGATTTACCTTCATGG GTTCACTTCCCAGATGTAGAGCGAGTGGAGTGGCTAAACAAG ACAGTAAAACAGATGTGGCCGTATATCTGCCACTTTGTGGAAAAACTCTTCCATGAGACGATCGAGCCGGCGGTGAAGGAGTCCAATTCCCACCTCAGCACCTTCTGCTTTAGGAAGATCGACATAGGAGACAAA CCCCTGAGGATCAACGGGGTCAAGGTTTACTCAGAGAACGTGGATAAGCGACAGATCATTATGGACCTACAGATCAG ctttGTCGGAAATACTGAGATCGATGTGGAAATCAAACGCTACTACTGCAAAGCCGGCATCAAAAGCATCCAG ATCCACGGCGTGTTGAGAGTGGTGATGGAGCCGTTGCTTGGTGACATGCCTCTCGTCGgagctctgtctctgttcttCCTAAAGAAGCCC CTTGTGGACATAAACTGGACCGGTCTCACCAATATATTGGACATTCCTGGGCTCAA TGGCTTCTCTGACAGCCTGATTGAGGACATTATCTGCAGTTATTTGGTTCTACCCAACCGTTTGACCGTCCCACTTGTTGGGGACGTAGAACTGGCCAAGCTGCGCTTTCCAATGCCAAAG ggtGTGCTAAGGATTCACTTCCTGGAGGCTCAAGATTTGGAAGGGAAGGATCAGTTTCTGGGAGGGCTGATTAAAGGCAAGTCGGACCCCTACGGTGTCCTGCAGATCGGCAACCAGCTCTTCCACAGCAAAACAATAAAGGAGACCCTTCATCCAAAGTGGAATGAAGTTTATGAG GCACTGGTCTATGAGAACTCGGGTCAACATCTTGAGATTGAGCTGTTCGACGAGGATCCAGACAAAGATGATTTTCTGGGAAG CCTTATGATTGATATGACTGAGCTGCACAAAGAACAGAAAGTTGATGAG TGGTTTGAGCTAGAAGAAGCTCCAACTGGGAAACTGCACCTGAAGCTGGAGTGGCTGTCTCTGCTCTCCACTCCTGAGAAGTTGGACCAG GTGCTGCGAAGTGTACGCGCAGACAGAAGCCTGGCCAACGATGGActatcatctgtgctgctcgtGGTCTATCTGGACTCAGCAAAGAACCTGCCt AGCAACCTGTCAGATTGCAGCTATGATGGGTTGAAGCAAGTCTCAGTCTTTAAGGCGCTGAAG TCTGCCAAGAAAACCAGCAATGAACCCAACCCTTACGTCCAATTCACAGTTGGACACAAAACACTCGAGAGCAAG ATCCGCTACAAGACCAAGGAGCCTCTGTGGGAGGACTGTTTCTCATTCCTTGTTCACAATCCCAGGAGgcaggagctggaggtggag ATAAAAGATGACAGGCACAAATGCACCCTGGGTAACTTGACAGTGCCTCTGAgtggcctgctgcaggaggaggacatgacGCTGACTCAGTGCTTTCCTCTCAAGAACTCTGGGCCCAACTCCATCGTCAAACTGAAGATGGCCCTGAGG atcCTGTCTTTGGAGAAGCAGGTATCCTCAGACCAGCCTTCATCGGTCCAGGTCAGGAAGTCCAGTTACCCACAGCCGGCTGCCACCCCCTCCTTGAGACCGTCGGTCTCGGATTCCCCACTGCCTCAACCCACGCCTCCACAGCCTATAGACGCGTCCACTCTCACCCTCCAGCACAGGGATGGGGAGCCGTACTCAGCCAGCCCTCTCCGCAGCACCTCCAACCTGAGTACCTGCATGTCAAGTTCTCAGAAACACCTGCCTCACAAGGAGTCCACGCCCAGCCTGGCCTCGGACATCTCCCTGCCTTTCGCTACCCTGGAGCTTCAGAAAAGGCTCCGTCAGCTGCAGAA TGGCTCGGCGCCCAGCCAGTACCCCCTGGGTGAGGTCCAGCTGACAGTTCGCCACAGCTCCCAAAGGAACAAACTCATCGTGGTGGTGCACGCCTGCCG caACTTGATAGCCTTTACCAAAGATGGCTCCGATCCGTTCATACGCCTCTATCTGCTGCCTGACAAGAGTCGGACTGGCAGGAGGAAGACGAGCACGATGAAGAGGACTCTTAACCCTGTTTATGATCAAAC
- the esyt2b gene encoding extended synaptotagmin-2 isoform X1 → MSRDSMTAVQGAHSPSASPASPKENGHAVPSPAEPSANFPNPSLGNIPEDTSLPSTSELTQTWVHFAKTFVLIFPIYALGYFEFSFSWLLIGLVVFFWWRRNTGGKHSRLTQALAFFDYEERGATQGLKTSDLPSWVHFPDVERVEWLNKTVKQMWPYICHFVEKLFHETIEPAVKESNSHLSTFCFRKIDIGDKPLRINGVKVYSENVDKRQIIMDLQISFVGNTEIDVEIKRYYCKAGIKSIQIHGVLRVVMEPLLGDMPLVGALSLFFLKKPLVDINWTGLTNILDIPGLNGFSDSLIEDIICSYLVLPNRLTVPLVGDVELAKLRFPMPKGVLRIHFLEAQDLEGKDQFLGGLIKGKSDPYGVLQIGNQLFHSKTIKETLHPKWNEVYEALVYENSGQHLEIELFDEDPDKDDFLGSLMIDMTELHKEQKVDEWFELEEAPTGKLHLKLEWLSLLSTPEKLDQVLRSVRADRSLANDGLSSVLLVVYLDSAKNLPSVFTGSLGCGNLSERRASGLVFCETNTSEYRTIFSAKKTSNEPNPYVQFTVGHKTLESKIRYKTKEPLWEDCFSFLVHNPRRQELEVEIKDDRHKCTLGNLTVPLSGLLQEEDMTLTQCFPLKNSGPNSIVKLKMALRILSLEKQVSSDQPSSVQVRKSSYPQPAATPSLRPSVSDSPLPQPTPPQPIDASTLTLQHRDGEPYSASPLRSTSNLSTCMSSSQKHLPHKESTPSLASDISLPFATLELQKRLRQLQNGSAPSQYPLGEVQLTVRHSSQRNKLIVVVHACRNLIAFTKDGSDPFIRLYLLPDKSRTGRRKTSTMKRTLNPVYDQTFEFSVSMVELHRRTLDVAVKNGGRVLSKHKGLLGKVLVDLSGDEISKGWTQWYDLTEDGVSSESIRSIQDPPLT, encoded by the exons ATGTCAAGGGACAGCATGACAGCTGTACAAGGAGCCCATTCACCCAGTGCAAGTCCCGCTTCACCTAAGGAGAATGGACACGCCGTGCCGAGCCCGGCTGAACCCAGTGCCAACTTTCCCAATCCCTCACTGGGAAACATACCCGAGGATACTTCACTGCCCTCGACCAGCGAGCTGACCCAGACCTGGGTCCACTTCGCTAAGACATTTGTGCTCATTTTCCCTATTTATGCACTGGGTTATTTTGAGTTCAGTTTCAGCTGGCTGCTGATCGGACTTGTTGTCTTTTTCTGGTGGAGGAGAAACACAGGAGGCAAACACAGCCGTCTGACCCAAGCACTGGCTTTCTTTGATTACGAGGAGCGCGGTGCCACGCAGGGTCTTAAGACTTCTGATTTACCTTCATGG GTTCACTTCCCAGATGTAGAGCGAGTGGAGTGGCTAAACAAG ACAGTAAAACAGATGTGGCCGTATATCTGCCACTTTGTGGAAAAACTCTTCCATGAGACGATCGAGCCGGCGGTGAAGGAGTCCAATTCCCACCTCAGCACCTTCTGCTTTAGGAAGATCGACATAGGAGACAAA CCCCTGAGGATCAACGGGGTCAAGGTTTACTCAGAGAACGTGGATAAGCGACAGATCATTATGGACCTACAGATCAG ctttGTCGGAAATACTGAGATCGATGTGGAAATCAAACGCTACTACTGCAAAGCCGGCATCAAAAGCATCCAG ATCCACGGCGTGTTGAGAGTGGTGATGGAGCCGTTGCTTGGTGACATGCCTCTCGTCGgagctctgtctctgttcttCCTAAAGAAGCCC CTTGTGGACATAAACTGGACCGGTCTCACCAATATATTGGACATTCCTGGGCTCAA TGGCTTCTCTGACAGCCTGATTGAGGACATTATCTGCAGTTATTTGGTTCTACCCAACCGTTTGACCGTCCCACTTGTTGGGGACGTAGAACTGGCCAAGCTGCGCTTTCCAATGCCAAAG ggtGTGCTAAGGATTCACTTCCTGGAGGCTCAAGATTTGGAAGGGAAGGATCAGTTTCTGGGAGGGCTGATTAAAGGCAAGTCGGACCCCTACGGTGTCCTGCAGATCGGCAACCAGCTCTTCCACAGCAAAACAATAAAGGAGACCCTTCATCCAAAGTGGAATGAAGTTTATGAG GCACTGGTCTATGAGAACTCGGGTCAACATCTTGAGATTGAGCTGTTCGACGAGGATCCAGACAAAGATGATTTTCTGGGAAG CCTTATGATTGATATGACTGAGCTGCACAAAGAACAGAAAGTTGATGAG TGGTTTGAGCTAGAAGAAGCTCCAACTGGGAAACTGCACCTGAAGCTGGAGTGGCTGTCTCTGCTCTCCACTCCTGAGAAGTTGGACCAG GTGCTGCGAAGTGTACGCGCAGACAGAAGCCTGGCCAACGATGGActatcatctgtgctgctcgtGGTCTATCTGGACTCAGCAAAGAACCTGCCt AGTGTCTTCACAGGCAGCTTAGGCTGCGGAAACTTAAGTGAGAGGAGAGCGTCCGGCCTAGTCTTTTGTGAAACAAATACTTCAGAGTATAGAACAATATTT TCTGCCAAGAAAACCAGCAATGAACCCAACCCTTACGTCCAATTCACAGTTGGACACAAAACACTCGAGAGCAAG ATCCGCTACAAGACCAAGGAGCCTCTGTGGGAGGACTGTTTCTCATTCCTTGTTCACAATCCCAGGAGgcaggagctggaggtggag ATAAAAGATGACAGGCACAAATGCACCCTGGGTAACTTGACAGTGCCTCTGAgtggcctgctgcaggaggaggacatgacGCTGACTCAGTGCTTTCCTCTCAAGAACTCTGGGCCCAACTCCATCGTCAAACTGAAGATGGCCCTGAGG atcCTGTCTTTGGAGAAGCAGGTATCCTCAGACCAGCCTTCATCGGTCCAGGTCAGGAAGTCCAGTTACCCACAGCCGGCTGCCACCCCCTCCTTGAGACCGTCGGTCTCGGATTCCCCACTGCCTCAACCCACGCCTCCACAGCCTATAGACGCGTCCACTCTCACCCTCCAGCACAGGGATGGGGAGCCGTACTCAGCCAGCCCTCTCCGCAGCACCTCCAACCTGAGTACCTGCATGTCAAGTTCTCAGAAACACCTGCCTCACAAGGAGTCCACGCCCAGCCTGGCCTCGGACATCTCCCTGCCTTTCGCTACCCTGGAGCTTCAGAAAAGGCTCCGTCAGCTGCAGAA TGGCTCGGCGCCCAGCCAGTACCCCCTGGGTGAGGTCCAGCTGACAGTTCGCCACAGCTCCCAAAGGAACAAACTCATCGTGGTGGTGCACGCCTGCCG caACTTGATAGCCTTTACCAAAGATGGCTCCGATCCGTTCATACGCCTCTATCTGCTGCCTGACAAGAGTCGGACTGGCAGGAGGAAGACGAGCACGATGAAGAGGACTCTTAACCCTGTTTATGATCAAAC
- the esyt2b gene encoding extended synaptotagmin-2 isoform X3, protein MSRDSMTAVQGAHSPSASPASPKENGHAVPSPAEPSANFPNPSLGNIPEDTSLPSTSELTQTWVHFAKTFVLIFPIYALGYFEFSFSWLLIGLVVFFWWRRNTGGKHSRLTQALAFFDYEERGATQGLKTSDLPSWVHFPDVERVEWLNKTVKQMWPYICHFVEKLFHETIEPAVKESNSHLSTFCFRKIDIGDKPLRINGVKVYSENVDKRQIIMDLQISFVGNTEIDVEIKRYYCKAGIKSIQIHGVLRVVMEPLLGDMPLVGALSLFFLKKPLVDINWTGLTNILDIPGLNGFSDSLIEDIICSYLVLPNRLTVPLVGDVELAKLRFPMPKGVLRIHFLEAQDLEGKDQFLGGLIKGKSDPYGVLQIGNQLFHSKTIKETLHPKWNEVYEALVYENSGQHLEIELFDEDPDKDDFLGSLMIDMTELHKEQKVDEWFELEEAPTGKLHLKLEWLSLLSTPEKLDQVLRSVRADRSLANDGLSSVLLVVYLDSAKNLPSAKKTSNEPNPYVQFTVGHKTLESKIRYKTKEPLWEDCFSFLVHNPRRQELEVEIKDDRHKCTLGNLTVPLSGLLQEEDMTLTQCFPLKNSGPNSIVKLKMALRILSLEKQVSSDQPSSVQVRKSSYPQPAATPSLRPSVSDSPLPQPTPPQPIDASTLTLQHRDGEPYSASPLRSTSNLSTCMSSSQKHLPHKESTPSLASDISLPFATLELQKRLRQLQNGSAPSQYPLGEVQLTVRHSSQRNKLIVVVHACRNLIAFTKDGSDPFIRLYLLPDKSRTGRRKTSTMKRTLNPVYDQTFEFSVSMVELHRRTLDVAVKNGGRVLSKHKGLLGKVLVDLSGDEISKGWTQWYDLTEDGVSSESIRSIQDPPLT, encoded by the exons ATGTCAAGGGACAGCATGACAGCTGTACAAGGAGCCCATTCACCCAGTGCAAGTCCCGCTTCACCTAAGGAGAATGGACACGCCGTGCCGAGCCCGGCTGAACCCAGTGCCAACTTTCCCAATCCCTCACTGGGAAACATACCCGAGGATACTTCACTGCCCTCGACCAGCGAGCTGACCCAGACCTGGGTCCACTTCGCTAAGACATTTGTGCTCATTTTCCCTATTTATGCACTGGGTTATTTTGAGTTCAGTTTCAGCTGGCTGCTGATCGGACTTGTTGTCTTTTTCTGGTGGAGGAGAAACACAGGAGGCAAACACAGCCGTCTGACCCAAGCACTGGCTTTCTTTGATTACGAGGAGCGCGGTGCCACGCAGGGTCTTAAGACTTCTGATTTACCTTCATGG GTTCACTTCCCAGATGTAGAGCGAGTGGAGTGGCTAAACAAG ACAGTAAAACAGATGTGGCCGTATATCTGCCACTTTGTGGAAAAACTCTTCCATGAGACGATCGAGCCGGCGGTGAAGGAGTCCAATTCCCACCTCAGCACCTTCTGCTTTAGGAAGATCGACATAGGAGACAAA CCCCTGAGGATCAACGGGGTCAAGGTTTACTCAGAGAACGTGGATAAGCGACAGATCATTATGGACCTACAGATCAG ctttGTCGGAAATACTGAGATCGATGTGGAAATCAAACGCTACTACTGCAAAGCCGGCATCAAAAGCATCCAG ATCCACGGCGTGTTGAGAGTGGTGATGGAGCCGTTGCTTGGTGACATGCCTCTCGTCGgagctctgtctctgttcttCCTAAAGAAGCCC CTTGTGGACATAAACTGGACCGGTCTCACCAATATATTGGACATTCCTGGGCTCAA TGGCTTCTCTGACAGCCTGATTGAGGACATTATCTGCAGTTATTTGGTTCTACCCAACCGTTTGACCGTCCCACTTGTTGGGGACGTAGAACTGGCCAAGCTGCGCTTTCCAATGCCAAAG ggtGTGCTAAGGATTCACTTCCTGGAGGCTCAAGATTTGGAAGGGAAGGATCAGTTTCTGGGAGGGCTGATTAAAGGCAAGTCGGACCCCTACGGTGTCCTGCAGATCGGCAACCAGCTCTTCCACAGCAAAACAATAAAGGAGACCCTTCATCCAAAGTGGAATGAAGTTTATGAG GCACTGGTCTATGAGAACTCGGGTCAACATCTTGAGATTGAGCTGTTCGACGAGGATCCAGACAAAGATGATTTTCTGGGAAG CCTTATGATTGATATGACTGAGCTGCACAAAGAACAGAAAGTTGATGAG TGGTTTGAGCTAGAAGAAGCTCCAACTGGGAAACTGCACCTGAAGCTGGAGTGGCTGTCTCTGCTCTCCACTCCTGAGAAGTTGGACCAG GTGCTGCGAAGTGTACGCGCAGACAGAAGCCTGGCCAACGATGGActatcatctgtgctgctcgtGGTCTATCTGGACTCAGCAAAGAACCTGCCt TCTGCCAAGAAAACCAGCAATGAACCCAACCCTTACGTCCAATTCACAGTTGGACACAAAACACTCGAGAGCAAG ATCCGCTACAAGACCAAGGAGCCTCTGTGGGAGGACTGTTTCTCATTCCTTGTTCACAATCCCAGGAGgcaggagctggaggtggag ATAAAAGATGACAGGCACAAATGCACCCTGGGTAACTTGACAGTGCCTCTGAgtggcctgctgcaggaggaggacatgacGCTGACTCAGTGCTTTCCTCTCAAGAACTCTGGGCCCAACTCCATCGTCAAACTGAAGATGGCCCTGAGG atcCTGTCTTTGGAGAAGCAGGTATCCTCAGACCAGCCTTCATCGGTCCAGGTCAGGAAGTCCAGTTACCCACAGCCGGCTGCCACCCCCTCCTTGAGACCGTCGGTCTCGGATTCCCCACTGCCTCAACCCACGCCTCCACAGCCTATAGACGCGTCCACTCTCACCCTCCAGCACAGGGATGGGGAGCCGTACTCAGCCAGCCCTCTCCGCAGCACCTCCAACCTGAGTACCTGCATGTCAAGTTCTCAGAAACACCTGCCTCACAAGGAGTCCACGCCCAGCCTGGCCTCGGACATCTCCCTGCCTTTCGCTACCCTGGAGCTTCAGAAAAGGCTCCGTCAGCTGCAGAA TGGCTCGGCGCCCAGCCAGTACCCCCTGGGTGAGGTCCAGCTGACAGTTCGCCACAGCTCCCAAAGGAACAAACTCATCGTGGTGGTGCACGCCTGCCG caACTTGATAGCCTTTACCAAAGATGGCTCCGATCCGTTCATACGCCTCTATCTGCTGCCTGACAAGAGTCGGACTGGCAGGAGGAAGACGAGCACGATGAAGAGGACTCTTAACCCTGTTTATGATCAAAC